A region of Paraburkholderia sp. BL23I1N1 DNA encodes the following proteins:
- a CDS encoding TetR/AcrR family transcriptional regulator has protein sequence MTVPKEPSTRKRRTSGAAPSTGTAPDGLRAQGVRTRNAIIRVARKLLLESGPMDFSLRAVALKAGISVSNLQYYFPTRPAVLRAVMAPVIDTYLDALKQALQSNASPRAAIEAILDLGLQDAKDAKNIPLWWHFFSFASTDPECGQMRDEWYDTLTSELAKLIRAVNPERGAAESAHIAVLLISMVDGMTLHLGTTRSKRAYMRGFEAMYFETARNLVWGKTVDAETA, from the coding sequence ATGACAGTGCCAAAAGAGCCAAGCACCCGTAAGCGGCGCACGTCGGGCGCAGCACCCTCCACGGGAACCGCACCCGACGGTTTGCGAGCCCAGGGCGTACGTACGCGCAATGCCATTATTCGTGTGGCAAGGAAGCTCCTGCTCGAGAGTGGCCCCATGGACTTCTCGCTGCGCGCCGTCGCCCTGAAAGCGGGAATCAGTGTCAGCAACCTCCAATACTACTTCCCGACGCGGCCTGCCGTCCTACGGGCGGTCATGGCGCCTGTAATCGACACGTATCTCGATGCGCTAAAACAGGCGCTCCAGAGCAATGCCTCGCCGCGCGCGGCGATCGAAGCCATTCTCGATCTGGGGCTACAGGACGCGAAGGACGCGAAGAACATCCCGCTGTGGTGGCATTTCTTTTCGTTTGCGTCTACCGATCCCGAATGCGGACAGATGCGGGACGAGTGGTACGACACCTTGACGAGCGAACTTGCCAAGCTCATTCGCGCCGTGAATCCGGAGCGTGGGGCGGCCGAGAGTGCACATATTGCCGTGCTGCTCATTTCGATGGTCGACGGCATGACACTTCATCTGGGCACCACGCGCAGCAAGCGCGCGTACATGCGAGGGTTCGAGGCGATGTACTTCGAGACCGCGCGTAACCTGGTGTGGGGGAAGACGGTGGACGCCGAGACGGCCTAG
- a CDS encoding FAD-binding oxidoreductase, producing the protein MTADMEKYRALGGWVERPGDMQPELVGDASADVVIVGAGFAGLSAALELVRHGAKVIVLEREFAGFGASGRNAGYLAGALALEYDLFLKSIGNEKGKEIVRYYEDAVPFVEGKLKEYEIDCDYNQTGIIRAGIDPAQEEKVREDMRTGAGLGFQSEFLDQAEMRARGIPPAFLFGNYVSRGGTLHPGKYVMGLRRAALRSGVKIYENTPLLSYTEGPVIKVQTPRGSASAPALMLATNAYTPQLGLLADKVVPLRVSAIETEPLSDAQRKALGWPRREGIVTAHWTMESHRLTVDNTLVVTTKRIHYPYGSKTPNVPDYESYRELRTALHDRFPTLKGIALRACWSGYISLANDALPVVGATGVHRNIFYSAGCSGHGVAAQSMVGNMIAGRIHGTENPLLLALDHKTPSTLPEPLRWCVINGALGVTNALDDRVNDKVRAAQVLRA; encoded by the coding sequence ATGACCGCTGACATGGAGAAGTACCGCGCGCTTGGCGGCTGGGTTGAAAGGCCGGGCGACATGCAGCCGGAACTCGTGGGCGACGCGAGCGCGGATGTGGTCATCGTCGGCGCCGGGTTTGCCGGGCTGTCGGCTGCGCTGGAACTGGTCAGGCACGGAGCGAAAGTGATCGTACTCGAGCGCGAGTTTGCCGGCTTTGGTGCAAGTGGACGCAACGCGGGCTATCTGGCCGGCGCACTCGCGCTCGAGTACGATCTTTTTCTCAAGAGCATAGGCAACGAAAAAGGGAAGGAGATCGTCCGCTACTACGAGGACGCCGTCCCTTTCGTGGAGGGCAAGCTCAAAGAGTACGAGATTGACTGCGACTACAACCAGACCGGCATTATCCGTGCAGGCATTGATCCTGCGCAGGAAGAGAAGGTGCGCGAGGACATGCGAACCGGCGCCGGGTTGGGCTTTCAATCAGAGTTTCTCGATCAGGCTGAGATGCGTGCTCGTGGCATTCCGCCGGCGTTTCTGTTTGGCAACTACGTGTCGCGCGGCGGCACGCTCCATCCCGGCAAGTACGTGATGGGGCTCAGGCGCGCGGCGCTGCGCTCGGGCGTCAAAATCTACGAGAATACGCCGCTGCTCTCTTACACGGAGGGACCGGTCATCAAGGTGCAAACCCCGCGAGGCAGTGCGAGCGCCCCGGCTCTGATGCTGGCGACCAACGCCTATACGCCGCAGCTCGGCCTGCTTGCAGACAAGGTCGTGCCGTTGCGAGTTTCGGCGATCGAGACCGAGCCGCTTTCCGATGCCCAGCGCAAGGCGTTGGGCTGGCCGCGACGCGAAGGCATCGTGACGGCACACTGGACCATGGAAAGCCACCGCCTGACCGTCGACAACACACTCGTGGTGACGACGAAGCGTATCCACTACCCATACGGCTCCAAAACGCCGAACGTGCCCGACTACGAGTCGTATCGCGAGCTGCGCACGGCTCTGCATGACCGCTTCCCGACCCTCAAAGGCATCGCGCTGCGGGCGTGCTGGAGCGGCTATATCAGCCTGGCCAATGACGCGCTGCCAGTCGTCGGGGCAACGGGGGTACATCGGAACATCTTCTACAGCGCCGGGTGCTCCGGGCATGGTGTGGCCGCGCAGTCGATGGTGGGCAACATGATTGCCGGGCGCATTCACGGCACCGAAAATCCGCTCCTTTTGGCGCTGGATCACAAGACGCCATCCACGCTGCCCGAGCCGTTGCGATGGTGCGTCATCAATGGGGCGTTGGGCGTGACGAACGCGCTGGACGACCGCGTGAACGACAAGGTGCGCGCGGCGCAGGTGTTGCGTGCATAA
- a CDS encoding thiolase family protein, with protein MSDIYIAGIAMTVFGRHFERSIDDLAGEALRGALKDAGCGAEAIGAAFYAGITNGPLQGQLSIPGQVVFSKIGIEGIPVYNVENACASGSTAVHLAAQALRSGACDVALALGAEKMNVADKAKSFALFEAGWDVSRVDENFASLMKLGEGMEPPPGSESDRPYSRFMSVYAALCRYHMKIYGTTQRQIAAVSSKNHLHSVHNPYSQFRQPFTIDEVLAAPPITYPITLPMCAPVTDGAAAAILCTKEGLRRIGADHERCIRIAASVIRSFTHRRADEPEKNIGRLAALQAYQQAGLGPEDIDVAEVHDASAMGEIIQAENLQLVPIGQGGPAAEHGEFTLGGRIPINTSGGLESKGHPLGATGIGQLYELVTQLRGEAGARQVSGARHAIQENGGGFQGIEEAALAVHILSKT; from the coding sequence ATGAGCGACATTTACATCGCCGGCATTGCGATGACCGTGTTCGGCCGGCACTTCGAGCGCAGCATCGACGATCTCGCGGGCGAAGCGCTACGCGGAGCATTGAAGGATGCGGGCTGTGGCGCAGAGGCGATCGGCGCGGCTTTCTATGCTGGCATCACCAACGGGCCGCTGCAGGGCCAGCTGTCAATTCCGGGGCAGGTCGTGTTCAGCAAGATCGGGATTGAAGGCATTCCGGTCTACAACGTCGAAAACGCCTGCGCATCGGGCAGCACCGCGGTGCATCTCGCAGCCCAGGCACTTCGGTCGGGCGCCTGCGATGTGGCGCTCGCGCTCGGCGCGGAGAAGATGAACGTAGCGGACAAGGCGAAATCATTCGCTCTCTTCGAGGCGGGCTGGGACGTGTCGCGCGTCGACGAGAACTTCGCCAGCCTGATGAAGCTCGGCGAAGGCATGGAGCCGCCGCCCGGATCAGAGTCCGATCGGCCCTATAGCCGCTTCATGTCGGTCTACGCCGCGCTGTGCCGGTATCACATGAAGATCTACGGCACCACGCAACGCCAGATCGCCGCCGTGTCGTCGAAGAACCATCTGCATTCGGTGCACAACCCGTATTCGCAGTTCCGCCAGCCGTTCACGATCGATGAAGTGCTTGCGGCACCGCCGATCACGTATCCGATCACGCTGCCGATGTGCGCGCCGGTCACGGACGGTGCGGCAGCGGCGATCCTCTGCACCAAGGAGGGACTGCGGCGCATCGGCGCCGACCACGAGCGTTGCATCCGGATTGCGGCGAGCGTGATCCGCAGCTTCACGCATCGACGAGCCGACGAGCCGGAGAAGAATATCGGCCGCCTCGCGGCGCTGCAGGCCTATCAACAGGCAGGCCTCGGCCCCGAGGACATAGATGTCGCAGAAGTGCACGACGCGTCGGCAATGGGGGAAATCATCCAGGCCGAAAATCTGCAACTGGTCCCGATCGGCCAGGGCGGCCCCGCAGCCGAGCACGGCGAGTTCACCCTCGGGGGGCGCATTCCAATCAACACATCCGGTGGCCTCGAATCGAAAGGTCATCCACTGGGTGCGACGGGAATCGGTCAGCTATACGAACTGGTGACTCAGCTGCGCGGCGAAGCGGGCGCGCGTCAGGTATCCGGCGCGCGGCACGCAATTCAGGAAAACGGCGGCGGATTTCAGGGCATCGAAGAGGCGGCGCTTGCCGTACACATTCTGAGCAAGACTTGA
- a CDS encoding class I adenylate-forming enzyme family protein: MAIIDFFDRGWHINPNGIAYIQDERGYSFDEVHALSCRIANGLLAAGFEKEAKAAVWADNDVTAWTCTLGLWRAGVVWIPVNGRNAPQENQYLLDAFDCEALFFHQAFAPAIEALRPSLPKVRLWICIDADLPWAPSLEKWSAAQPATEPRVDYDMDDIVTLSATGGTTGLPKGVMNTHRAFQTYFAQFMMAFPYGVERPVNLAAAPMTHTAGMLSLPCTARGGTVVVLPKPEPALLLAAIAKHRVTEFFLPPTVIYRLLDIPGIEDQDFSSLKCFLYGAAPMSVEKLKRAIEVFGPIMAGGYGQTEAPASISYLTPAEHFVDGKPAPDSRLSSVGRPNPLIRVEIMNHRGEILPQGETGEICVRGDLVMKGYYKAPEKTGETIIDGWLHTGDVGHLDSEGYLNITDRKKDMIISGGFNVYPSEVEQVIWAHPAVQDCAVIGVPDEKWGEAVKAVVELNAGQSVNAEDLVALCKEKLGSIKAPKTVDFVAALPRSAAGKVLKKDLREQYWQGQTRRI; this comes from the coding sequence ATGGCAATCATTGATTTCTTCGACCGCGGTTGGCACATCAACCCCAACGGCATCGCGTATATCCAGGACGAGCGTGGCTATTCGTTCGATGAGGTGCACGCGTTGTCGTGCCGCATCGCCAACGGCCTGCTCGCCGCCGGCTTCGAAAAGGAAGCGAAGGCAGCGGTCTGGGCCGACAACGACGTCACGGCATGGACCTGCACGCTGGGGCTGTGGCGTGCGGGCGTGGTGTGGATCCCGGTGAACGGGCGCAACGCGCCGCAGGAGAACCAGTACCTCCTCGACGCGTTCGATTGCGAAGCGCTGTTCTTTCATCAGGCGTTCGCACCGGCGATCGAAGCGCTGCGTCCCAGCCTGCCCAAGGTCAGGCTCTGGATCTGTATCGATGCCGATCTGCCGTGGGCGCCGTCGCTCGAGAAGTGGAGCGCGGCACAACCTGCGACAGAGCCGCGCGTCGATTACGACATGGACGACATCGTGACCCTTTCGGCCACGGGTGGAACGACGGGTTTGCCGAAGGGTGTGATGAACACGCATCGCGCGTTTCAAACCTACTTCGCGCAGTTCATGATGGCGTTTCCGTATGGCGTGGAGCGTCCGGTCAATCTCGCCGCCGCGCCCATGACGCATACCGCGGGAATGCTCTCGCTGCCGTGCACCGCGCGCGGCGGCACGGTGGTCGTGTTGCCCAAGCCGGAGCCGGCGCTTCTTCTCGCGGCGATCGCGAAGCATCGGGTCACGGAGTTCTTCCTGCCGCCGACGGTCATCTACCGTCTGCTCGATATCCCCGGCATCGAGGACCAGGATTTTTCGTCGCTCAAGTGCTTCCTGTATGGCGCCGCGCCGATGTCGGTGGAGAAGCTCAAGCGCGCGATCGAAGTGTTCGGTCCGATCATGGCGGGCGGCTACGGACAGACGGAAGCCCCGGCGTCCATCTCCTATCTCACGCCTGCCGAGCACTTCGTCGACGGCAAGCCTGCGCCGGACAGCCGGCTCTCGTCGGTCGGCAGGCCCAACCCGCTGATCCGCGTCGAAATCATGAACCATCGCGGCGAGATCCTGCCGCAGGGCGAGACCGGCGAAATCTGCGTGCGCGGCGACCTCGTCATGAAGGGCTACTACAAGGCGCCGGAGAAGACTGGGGAAACGATCATCGACGGCTGGCTGCACACGGGCGACGTCGGTCATCTGGATTCCGAAGGGTATCTGAACATCACCGACCGCAAGAAGGACATGATCATCAGCGGCGGCTTCAACGTCTATCCGAGCGAAGTCGAGCAGGTGATCTGGGCCCATCCGGCGGTGCAGGATTGCGCGGTGATCGGTGTGCCCGACGAAAAGTGGGGGGAGGCCGTGAAGGCGGTGGTGGAGCTCAACGCGGGTCAGAGCGTCAATGCCGAAGATCTCGTGGCGTTGTGCAAGGAGAAGCTCGGCTCGATCAAGGCACCGAAGACTGTGGACTTCGTCGCGGCACTGCCTCGCAGCGCGGCCGGCAAGGTGCTGAAGAAGGATCTGCGCGAGCAGTACTGGCAGGGTCAAACCCGTCGGATCTGA
- a CDS encoding trans-acting enoyl reductase family protein, whose product MAKHPVVVYGASGYTGMLIMDWLIDQDIPFTAVARNAKRTQEMMAQRVVRLESANYEVIEAEHNVNSLENAFRGAKVVCNTVGPFFNFGLTAVEAALKAGCHYLDTTGEQHYIRQVREQFGEQFRQAGLLVSPSNAYMYTFAEIAAELALETPGIDALETATLTRGPRGAGAGVSVGSTATIFEGYRQEACYLWEKKLMPHDRHASFTIASPDFLQPVFALPWGGTSLPVSFEHDPRVRSCVSCVGFYDNNAMQMVHALGQKWDAEYANLPREQQDGVLKQLVDSTTPAMPPRERTSLHRTVDFAIGRGQLSAVRATVHGITPYIATGAIQTAAAIKLLDGETAKVGFASGSKAFGHRYLLGFLEQRGLARATVAPL is encoded by the coding sequence ATGGCAAAGCATCCCGTCGTCGTTTATGGCGCAAGCGGTTACACCGGCATGTTGATCATGGACTGGCTCATCGACCAGGACATTCCCTTCACCGCCGTAGCGCGCAATGCGAAGCGTACGCAGGAGATGATGGCGCAGCGGGTCGTGCGCCTCGAATCGGCAAACTACGAAGTCATTGAGGCCGAGCACAACGTGAATTCGCTCGAGAATGCCTTTCGCGGTGCAAAGGTCGTGTGCAATACGGTCGGGCCTTTCTTCAATTTCGGCCTCACTGCCGTGGAAGCGGCGCTCAAGGCAGGCTGCCATTACCTCGACACCACTGGTGAGCAGCACTATATCCGTCAGGTCCGCGAACAGTTCGGCGAGCAGTTCCGGCAGGCCGGGCTGCTGGTGTCGCCGTCGAATGCCTACATGTACACGTTCGCCGAAATCGCCGCCGAACTGGCGCTCGAAACACCGGGCATCGATGCGCTGGAGACCGCCACGCTCACGCGCGGCCCGCGAGGCGCCGGCGCCGGTGTGAGCGTGGGCTCCACCGCGACGATCTTCGAAGGCTATCGTCAGGAAGCCTGCTATCTGTGGGAAAAAAAGCTGATGCCGCATGACAGGCACGCTTCGTTCACCATCGCCTCTCCGGATTTCCTTCAGCCAGTGTTCGCGCTGCCGTGGGGCGGTACGTCGCTGCCGGTGTCTTTCGAGCACGATCCGCGCGTGCGCAGCTGTGTTTCCTGCGTGGGCTTCTACGACAACAATGCGATGCAGATGGTGCATGCGCTCGGACAGAAATGGGACGCCGAGTATGCGAACTTGCCGCGCGAGCAGCAGGATGGGGTGCTTAAACAGCTCGTCGATTCGACCACGCCGGCTATGCCGCCGCGCGAACGCACGTCGCTTCATCGCACTGTTGACTTCGCGATCGGCCGTGGCCAGCTTTCGGCCGTTCGCGCGACCGTGCACGGTATTACGCCATACATCGCGACTGGCGCCATCCAGACGGCCGCGGCCATCAAGCTCCTCGACGGTGAGACTGCGAAAGTGGGCTTCGCTTCGGGTTCCAAGGCATTCGGGCATCGCTATCTGCTCGGGTTCCTCGAGCAGCGCGGACTCGCGCGCGCGACCGTCGCGCCGCTTTAA
- a CDS encoding cytochrome c — MKRAWIVSAVVVLAGVVGVGALYGRDYLDGMRFEKTMSEIDKTAVADGSPWPQPQETCYFCHGAHGQSVNAWYPALSGQPEAYLVAQLHAFAGGQRPSPYMGAIARELTDEQIKSMAVYFARQAPAQSEAVHGQAALEKRGMALVAAKSCQVCHGASFMGRDQAPRLAGQGEAYLAKQLAAFKTGERHDPNGAMNGMAATLSGEDIQAVASYLASLTPGSSAAGTQ; from the coding sequence ATGAAACGGGCATGGATCGTAAGCGCAGTCGTCGTGCTGGCAGGCGTCGTGGGCGTGGGAGCGCTCTACGGACGCGATTACCTCGACGGTATGCGCTTCGAAAAGACGATGAGCGAGATCGACAAGACGGCAGTGGCAGACGGTAGCCCATGGCCGCAACCGCAGGAGACCTGCTACTTCTGCCACGGTGCGCACGGGCAGTCCGTCAACGCGTGGTATCCGGCGCTGTCCGGACAGCCAGAAGCTTATCTCGTCGCCCAGTTGCACGCGTTTGCTGGCGGCCAGCGACCCAGCCCCTACATGGGGGCGATTGCGAGGGAGCTTACGGACGAGCAGATCAAGTCGATGGCTGTCTATTTCGCGCGGCAGGCGCCTGCCCAAAGCGAAGCGGTGCACGGCCAGGCGGCGCTCGAAAAGCGCGGGATGGCGCTCGTAGCGGCGAAAAGCTGCCAGGTCTGCCACGGGGCGTCGTTCATGGGCCGGGATCAGGCGCCGCGTCTGGCGGGCCAGGGCGAAGCCTATCTCGCGAAGCAGCTTGCTGCCTTCAAAACGGGCGAACGTCATGACCCAAACGGTGCAATGAACGGGATGGCGGCCACCCTGTCGGGCGAAGACATCCAGGCGGTGGCCAGCTATCTTGCGAGCCTGACGCCGGGTAGCAGCGCCGCAGGCACGCAATAG
- a CDS encoding FAD-dependent oxidoreductase: protein MDRKRKPDTQTRRQLLRVTAMGAASLAAGGMSLAQAAVTKPKNGDILDVAIIGAGLAGLTAGRDLKLAGCDSFVVLEARNRVGGRTYNHDLGHGVVSEAGGQWIGPGQTAIFDLARQLEIDTFASWYTGKTVVMAQGATVAQDFHGGTGGDDTIGNRLAELSRGVPSGAPWKASHLAELDKLSYGEWLLQQGVKYEDGYFLALAAKLTTGGAPAQLGLLHYLSMINSASCNYTQLEAFRGGAQETRIIGGSQRLSIKMAEQLGDKVRLSSPVRKVTGWDRDVVELHTDQGVVKARRVIVAMNPALCNQVVFDPPLPGGRTQLQQNWPANAPMRKTVHVYDKPFWRDAGYCGTIFQVGGPVFMAYDNSPPDASLGVIAAFVAPGMLPDDSAMAEKTLSTTFAKAFGDRALHPTQFHDYDWGRVDPWTLHCINPMPPGFWTKWGKYLHPEVGRLIWSGTETADIWAGAMDGAVRSGHRAALQALAGFTRRGEVA, encoded by the coding sequence ATGGATCGGAAACGTAAGCCGGATACACAGACCCGGCGCCAGCTGCTACGCGTTACAGCGATGGGCGCGGCGTCACTCGCGGCCGGCGGCATGTCGCTGGCACAGGCCGCCGTAACGAAGCCCAAGAACGGCGACATTCTGGACGTCGCGATCATCGGCGCGGGTCTCGCTGGATTGACCGCGGGCCGTGACCTCAAACTGGCCGGATGCGATTCGTTCGTCGTGCTCGAGGCACGCAACCGCGTCGGTGGGCGCACCTATAACCACGACCTCGGACACGGCGTCGTTTCCGAAGCCGGAGGGCAGTGGATCGGTCCCGGCCAGACCGCGATCTTCGATCTGGCACGTCAACTCGAGATCGATACGTTTGCGAGCTGGTACACGGGTAAGACCGTCGTGATGGCGCAGGGCGCTACGGTGGCGCAGGATTTTCATGGCGGCACTGGGGGTGACGACACGATCGGCAACCGGCTTGCCGAACTGTCGCGCGGCGTGCCGTCCGGCGCGCCGTGGAAAGCATCGCATCTGGCGGAACTGGACAAGCTCTCTTACGGCGAGTGGCTCTTGCAGCAGGGCGTGAAATACGAGGACGGCTACTTTCTCGCGCTAGCCGCGAAGCTGACCACGGGCGGTGCGCCGGCGCAGCTGGGTCTGCTGCACTACTTATCGATGATCAACAGTGCAAGCTGCAACTACACGCAGCTCGAAGCGTTCAGGGGCGGCGCGCAGGAAACGCGCATCATCGGCGGTTCGCAGCGTCTGAGCATCAAGATGGCCGAGCAACTCGGCGACAAGGTCAGGCTGTCCTCGCCCGTGCGCAAGGTCACCGGCTGGGATCGCGACGTTGTCGAGTTGCACACCGATCAGGGCGTCGTCAAGGCGCGTCGTGTGATCGTTGCGATGAATCCGGCCCTGTGCAATCAGGTGGTTTTCGATCCGCCACTGCCCGGCGGGCGGACGCAACTCCAGCAGAACTGGCCCGCGAACGCCCCCATGCGCAAGACGGTCCACGTCTACGACAAACCGTTCTGGCGCGACGCCGGTTATTGCGGAACGATCTTCCAGGTCGGTGGCCCCGTCTTCATGGCGTACGACAACTCGCCTCCCGATGCATCGCTCGGCGTGATCGCCGCATTCGTCGCGCCGGGGATGTTGCCGGACGATTCCGCGATGGCCGAAAAGACGCTGTCGACCACTTTTGCCAAGGCATTCGGGGACCGCGCGCTGCATCCGACGCAGTTCCACGACTACGACTGGGGCCGGGTCGATCCATGGACCCTGCATTGCATCAATCCCATGCCGCCGGGCTTCTGGACGAAGTGGGGCAAGTATCTGCATCCCGAAGTGGGGCGCCTGATCTGGTCAGGGACCGAAACCGCCGACATCTGGGCCGGCGCGATGGACGGTGCCGTGCGTTCGGGCCACCGTGCTGCCTTGCAGGCGCTGGCCGGTTTCACTCGACGCGGCGAGGTGGCGTGA
- a CDS encoding YCF48-related protein, with protein MIKMLVTCAALCVSAAVWALPPGTVADWAARPAHAWTAPAHMMLMDAARAGLRIVAVGEHGVIILSDDEGKTWRKAKGVAVSATLSAVTFTDAQHGWAVGQWGVILATGDGGETWQKQRMDLSVDQPLFSVLFTGEKDGIAVGLWSLMLATHDGGKTWTKVIVPKPPGGTKADRNLYHIFADRQGALYIDSEQGMVLKSTDGGANWSYQATGGKGTLWTGVALPDGRIVVGGLLGSLYQSSDGGATWAALNTGTKSSITDLVATRNGLMGVGLDGLVFRQREGSTSFEVHQRDDRATLTAALIDGAGKPVLFSQEGVLTVH; from the coding sequence ATGATCAAGATGCTTGTTACCTGTGCCGCGCTGTGCGTGAGCGCTGCAGTCTGGGCCCTCCCGCCCGGAACCGTTGCGGACTGGGCTGCCAGGCCCGCCCATGCGTGGACCGCGCCAGCGCACATGATGTTGATGGACGCGGCGCGCGCCGGTTTGCGCATCGTCGCGGTGGGCGAGCATGGTGTCATCATCCTTTCGGATGACGAAGGAAAGACGTGGCGCAAGGCGAAAGGAGTGGCTGTTTCGGCGACGCTCTCAGCCGTCACCTTTACCGACGCGCAGCACGGCTGGGCGGTCGGCCAGTGGGGCGTGATTCTCGCAACGGGCGACGGCGGCGAGACCTGGCAGAAGCAGCGCATGGACCTCTCGGTGGACCAACCGCTCTTCTCCGTGCTCTTCACGGGCGAGAAGGACGGCATTGCGGTAGGCCTGTGGTCGCTGATGCTCGCCACGCACGACGGCGGCAAGACGTGGACGAAGGTGATTGTGCCGAAGCCGCCGGGTGGCACGAAGGCGGACCGCAACCTGTACCACATTTTTGCCGACCGCCAGGGCGCGCTCTATATCGATTCGGAACAGGGGATGGTGCTGAAGTCCACGGATGGTGGCGCGAACTGGAGCTATCAGGCAACGGGCGGCAAGGGCACGCTGTGGACGGGCGTGGCGCTGCCCGACGGGCGGATCGTGGTGGGCGGGCTGCTGGGCAGCCTGTACCAGAGCAGCGACGGCGGGGCGACGTGGGCGGCGCTGAACACGGGCACGAAGAGTTCGATCACCGATCTCGTAGCGACTCGAAACGGACTGATGGGCGTCGGGCTCGATGGCCTTGTGTTCCGGCAACGCGAGGGCAGCACGTCATTCGAGGTTCATCAGCGCGATGATCGCGCAACGCTCACCGCTGCATTGATTGATGGCGCCGGCAAACCGGTGTTGTTCTCGCAGGAGGGGGTACTGACGGTCCATTGA